Part of the bacterium genome is shown below.
CCTGGTGGTCAGAGAAAAAATAAGAAAGAAACAGCAGTTAAAATTGTTCATATTCCAACAGGAATTATTGTAAGAGGTACTGAATCCAGGTCTCAAATTGAAAATAGAAAATTAGCACTCAAAAGATTAGAAGAGAAACTTGAAAAATTAAATAAAAAACCGAAAAAAAGAA
Proteins encoded:
- a CDS encoding peptide chain release factor-like protein, coding for MKIKKDEIKTYFYKSRGPGGQRKNKKETAVKIVHIPTGIIVRGTESRSQIENRKLALKRLEEKLEKLNKKPKKRIPTKKSEKVKQKQIEEKRKKSEKKKLRKHINPYEI